A genomic window from Gossypium hirsutum isolate 1008001.06 chromosome D12, Gossypium_hirsutum_v2.1, whole genome shotgun sequence includes:
- the LOC107945478 gene encoding uncharacterized protein, whose translation MLLKNLMEDKKLDFNRPLLSVRRFTSQAAGSESEGNKKTDNSLNKVPHPPVYKSELKSGPLRNPGTVPFVWEKTPGRPKEESNIQTDALDRPPIAPKLPPGRALRDKQQSPRKGSDAKTFAPYQTDMAPSSSQNVPSLALNETTYECANGEMEETGSSGSKDSGEAYVDALDTLSRSESFFLNCSISGVSGLDGSDIKPSGTFSSDPQTRDFMMGRFLPAAKAVASETPPYATKKQPIAREPPRQIKKLVIADKQQPLYASSPNKFPHAQDDWSEESEDDCYSDSQNYSVNVCGLFPQFLLKNSLCLLNPIPRVKAQKSVKTAYSDHRREAKSSYLRSCNETETETEHTEAAGKKRLTGIAQTEEAIEDKNNLKSGSSKKSYRSDCRNPDGASLFRHFQGNNVSSYPSQISWLGHQEKRFLGIPDKAKNYRVSSIDPHKQGSKNLQECLASESISQESGSASPVEKTLYVDSVQRGISSNSSFPDETASCMKDGLEILVNPGEMEENPSVDSSLKHTKHLNHVVDEKTPVQHKCMESVDPYSLLSPEKYAPYWQMDATDGVRRDQDLIRDSSKLTFLNVNEFKLSQQDLIQHSNKFTNSKAAGCRKADLESQPQIKSSNQGSSHGCNLKLPLALPLPKAPSESWLKRTLPAVSSRNSSSRTALGTCNYSETQAYTALSSDLKWENIVKSSNVHHGRLRFSEEQLPPIPEA comes from the exons ATGTTGCTAAAGAATTTGATGGAAGACAAGAAACTGGACTTTAACCGGCCACTTCTCTCTGTGAGGCGCTTCACATCCCAGGCTGCAGGTTCTGAATCTGAGGGCAACAAGAAAACTGATAATTCACTCAACAAAGTACCCCATCCGCCTGTTTATAAATCAGAACTGAAATCAGGTCCGCTCAGGAACCCTGGAACAGTTCCTTTTGTATGGGAGAAAACCCCAGGTCGACCAAAGGAAGAAAGCAATATACAAACTGATGCTCTTGACCGGCCTCCTATTGCCCCAAAGCTTCCACCTGGGAGGGCTTTGAGGGATAAGCAGCAGTCTCCTAGAAAAGGGTCTGATGCTAAAACTTTTGCACCCTACCAAACAGATATGGCGCCTTCCAGTTCTCAAAATGTTCCATCATTGGCTCTCAATGAAACTACATATGAATGTGCAAATGGAGAAATGGAGGAGACAGGGAGTTCTGGCTCGAAGGATAGTGGTGAGGCATATGTAGATGCACTTGATACACTTTCACGGTCAGAGTCATTCTTCTTGAACTGTAGTATTAGTGGTGTGAGTGGGTTGGATGGTTCAGATATCAAACCATCTGGAACCTTCTCATCAGATCCCCAAACTCGGGATTTCATGATGGGTCGTTTTCTGCCAGCAGCAAAGGCAGTAGCATCAGAAACACCTCCATATGCTACAAAGAAACAACCTATAGCACGAGAGCCACCAAGACAGATAAAGAAGCTTGTAATTGCGGATAAGCAGCAACCACTTTATGCATCCAGTCCAAACAAGTTCCCACATGCACAGGATGACTGGTCAGAAGAAAGTGAAGATGATTGCTATAGCGACTCTCAAAACTATTCAGTCAATGTTTGTGGCTTGTTTCCTCAGTTTTTGCTTAAAAATTCCTTGTGTCTTTTGAACCCAATACCAAGAGTGAAAGCTCAAAAATCAGTGAAAACTGCATACTCTGATCACAGGCGAGAGGCTAAATCCTCGTATTTGAGATCTTGCAAtgaaactgaaactgaaactgaG CATACTGAGGCTGCTGGCAAGAAACGCTTAACGGGTATTGCCCAAACAGAGGAGGCTATTGAGGATAAGAATAATCTAAAGAGTGGATCTAGCAAGAAGAGTTATAGAAGTGATTGTCGGAATCCGGATGGAGCTTCTCTTTTTAGGCATTTTCAGGGTAATAATGTATCATCATATCCTAGTCAAATATCCTGGCTGGGGCATCAAGAAAAACGGTTTCTTGGTATTCCTGATAAAGCTAAGAACTACAGGGTTAGTAGCATTGATCCGCATAAGCAAGGGAGCAAGAATCTTCAAGAATGTCTGGCAAGTGAGAGTATTAGCCAGGAATCAGGTTCAGCAAGCCCTGTTGAGAAAACTCTGTATGTAGATTCCGTACAAAGGGGAATATCATCCAATTCAAGTTTTCCAGATGAAACAGCATCATGCATGAAGGATGGTTTGGAGATCCTAGTTAATCCTGGGGAAATGGAGGAGAATCCTTCAGTAGATTCTTCATTGAAGCATACCAAGCACTTGAATCATGTGGTTGATGAGAAGACACCTGTTCAGCATAAGTGCATGGAGTCTGTGGATCCGTATTCTCTGCTTTCGCCTGAAAAATATGCTCCTTACTGGCAAATGGATGCCACGGATGGTGTCAGAAGGGATCAAGATTTGATACGGGATTCTAGTAAATTGACATTCTTAAatgttaatgaatttaaattaagtCAACAAGACCTCATACAACATTCTAATAAATTTACAAACTCAAAAGCAGCTGGGTGTAGAAAAGCTGATTTGGAAAGCCAGCCGCAAATCAAATCAAGTAACCAAGGAAGTTCTCATGGCTGCAACTTAAAACTTCCTCTTGCCTTACCTTTACCTAAAGCTCCATCAGAATCTTGGTTGAAGCGCACCTTGCCTGCTGTTTCCTCGAGAAATTCATCTTCACGGACGGCTCTTGGTACATGTAACTATAGTGAAACTCAAGCCTACACAGCTCTGTCCAGTGATCTCAAGTGGGAAAACATTGTTAAATCTTCTAATGTTCATCATGGTCGTTTGCGGTTTTccgag GAACAACTTCCTCCTATACCAGAAGCTTAG